Proteins encoded together in one Leptospira bourretii window:
- a CDS encoding CopG family transcriptional regulator: MAKIDKRFQILLSEDEQILLKNEASRRGISQGELIRMALKNEIIQKSELVRRKALVALTELLD, translated from the coding sequence ATGGCAAAAATTGATAAACGATTTCAGATCCTACTTTCCGAAGATGAACAAATTTTATTAAAAAATGAAGCTTCCAGAAGAGGGATTTCCCAGGGAGAACTCATTCGGATGGCTTTAAAAAATGAAATTATCCAAAAATCGGAACTTGTGAGAAGAAAGGCACTTGTCGCCTTAACGGAGTTACTGGATTGA